One part of the Fusobacterium pseudoperiodonticum genome encodes these proteins:
- a CDS encoding dicarboxylate/amino acid:cation symporter translates to MEKEKKGDTLIIKLVLGVIAGIIIGLVASEKVISVILPIKFFLGELIFFVVPFIIIGFIAPAITQLKSNASKMLLTMLGLSYISSVGAAFFSATAGYALIPKLNIVSNVEGLKELPPILFKVQIPPAISVMGALVLALLMGLAVVWTNSKRTEELLNEFNNIMLMIVNKIIIPILPIFIATTFATLAYEGSITKQLPVFLKVILIVLVGHYIWIAILYTIGGIVSGKNPWSLLKHYGEAYMTAVGTMSSAATLPVSLKCVRKSGVLDEEITNFAIPLGATTHLCGSVLTETFFVMVVSKILYGSLPPVGTMVLFIVLLGVFAVGAPGVPGGTVLASLGLIISVLGFDETGTALMITIFALQDSFGTACNITGDGALALILNGIFKKKQA, encoded by the coding sequence ATGGAAAAAGAAAAAAAAGGTGATACTCTGATTATTAAGTTAGTTCTTGGAGTAATAGCTGGTATAATTATAGGATTAGTTGCATCTGAAAAAGTTATTTCTGTGATTTTACCAATCAAGTTTTTTTTAGGAGAATTAATATTCTTCGTTGTACCATTCATTATAATTGGATTTATTGCACCAGCAATAACTCAATTAAAATCAAATGCTAGTAAGATGTTACTAACTATGTTAGGTCTATCTTATATATCATCAGTAGGTGCTGCATTCTTCTCAGCAACAGCTGGATATGCTTTAATACCTAAATTGAATATTGTTTCTAATGTTGAAGGTTTAAAAGAATTACCTCCAATTCTATTTAAGGTTCAAATTCCACCTGCAATTTCAGTAATGGGAGCTTTAGTTTTAGCGTTACTTATGGGACTTGCTGTTGTATGGACTAACTCAAAAAGAACTGAAGAATTATTAAATGAATTCAATAACATTATGTTAATGATAGTAAATAAAATAATAATTCCTATATTACCAATCTTTATAGCTACTACATTTGCAACTCTTGCTTATGAAGGAAGTATCACAAAACAATTACCAGTATTCTTAAAAGTTATCTTAATTGTTTTAGTTGGTCACTATATCTGGATTGCTATTCTGTACACTATTGGTGGTATTGTTTCTGGTAAAAATCCTTGGTCTTTATTAAAACACTATGGAGAAGCATACATGACTGCTGTTGGAACAATGTCATCAGCTGCAACTTTACCAGTTAGTTTAAAATGTGTAAGAAAATCTGGTGTACTAGATGAAGAAATAACTAACTTCGCTATTCCATTAGGGGCTACTACTCACCTATGTGGATCTGTTTTAACAGAAACATTCTTCGTTATGGTAGTTTCTAAAATACTATATGGAAGTTTACCTCCTGTTGGAACAATGGTATTATTTATTGTACTATTAGGAGTATTTGCAGTTGGAGCACCAGGAGTACCAGGAGGAACTGTTCTAGCTTCACTTGGACTTATCATTTCTGTTTTAGGTTTTGATGAAACAGGAACTGCTTTAATGATAACAATATTCGCTTTACAAGATAGCTTTGGAACTGCTTGTAATATTACAGGTGACGGAGCTTTAGCACTTATTTTAAATGGAATATTTAAAAAGAAACAAGCTTAA
- a CDS encoding Txe/YoeB family addiction module toxin, which yields MVDEEYKIYILKKANKDKENIKQVPALKNNVDKLIALIKKKPFQTPPPYEALIGDLKGYYSRRINKQHRLVYEVIEDEKRINIISMWKHYEF from the coding sequence ATGGTAGATGAAGAATATAAGATATATATATTGAAAAAAGCAAATAAAGACAAAGAAAATATAAAACAAGTTCCAGCACTAAAAAATAATGTTGATAAGTTAATAGCTTTAATTAAGAAGAAACCTTTTCAAACACCCCCACCTTATGAAGCTTTAATAGGAGATCTTAAAGGGTATTATTCGAGAAGAATTAATAAACAACATAGACTTGTATACGAAGTTATTGAAGATGAAAAAAGAATAAATATCATTAGTATGTGGAAACATTATGAATTTTAA
- the pdxS gene encoding pyridoxal 5'-phosphate synthase lyase subunit PdxS — protein MDTRFNGGVIMDVTSKEQAIIAEEAGAVAVMALERIPADIRAAGGVSRMSDPKLIKEIMSAVKIPVMAKVRIGHFVEAEILQAIGIDFIDESEVLSPADSVHHVNKRDFSTPFVCGARNLGEALRRICEGAQMIRTKGEAGTGDVVQAVSHMRQIMKEINLVKALRDDELYVMAKDLQVPYDLVKYVHDNGRLPVPNFSAGGVATPADAALMRRLGADGVFVGSGIFKSGDPRKRAKAIVEAVKNYDNPEIIARVSEDLGEAMVGINENEIKIIMAERGV, from the coding sequence ATGGATACAAGATTTAATGGTGGAGTTATTATGGATGTTACATCTAAGGAACAAGCAATTATTGCAGAAGAAGCAGGAGCAGTTGCTGTTATGGCACTAGAAAGAATCCCAGCTGATATCAGAGCAGCAGGTGGAGTTTCTAGAATGAGCGATCCTAAATTAATAAAAGAAATTATGTCAGCAGTAAAAATTCCTGTAATGGCAAAAGTAAGAATAGGTCATTTTGTGGAAGCTGAAATATTACAAGCTATTGGTATTGATTTTATTGATGAATCAGAAGTTTTATCACCAGCTGATTCTGTACATCATGTAAATAAGAGAGATTTTTCTACTCCTTTCGTTTGTGGAGCTAGAAATTTAGGTGAAGCTTTAAGAAGAATATGTGAAGGTGCTCAAATGATTAGAACTAAGGGAGAAGCTGGAACAGGAGATGTTGTTCAAGCTGTTTCACATATGAGACAAATCATGAAAGAAATCAATCTAGTTAAAGCTTTACGTGACGATGAACTATATGTAATGGCAAAAGACTTACAAGTTCCTTATGATTTAGTAAAATATGTCCATGATAATGGTAGATTACCTGTACCTAATTTCTCGGCAGGTGGAGTTGCTACTCCAGCAGATGCTGCACTTATGAGAAGATTAGGAGCAGATGGAGTATTTGTTGGAAGTGGAATTTTCAAATCTGGTGATCCTAGAAAAAGAGCCAAAGCCATTGTTGAAGCTGTAAAAAATTATGATAATCCTGAAATCATTGCTAGAGTTTCAGAAGACTTAGGTGAAGCTATGGTAGGTATCAATGAAAATGAAATAAAAATTATCATGGCTGAAAGAGGAGTCTAA
- the dhaM gene encoding dihydroxyacetone kinase phosphoryl donor subunit DhaM, translating into MLGFVVVSHSKDLAEAVIHLANEMKRYDFPLINGSGTDGDFLGSNPLTIKEAIMNAKTDKGALIFVDIGSSVLNTQVAIDFLADEGVDIENIKIADVPLVEGLIAGVAINDEKADMESILDELKELKTFSKLTY; encoded by the coding sequence ATGTTAGGTTTTGTAGTTGTATCACATAGTAAAGATTTAGCAGAAGCTGTTATTCATCTTGCTAATGAAATGAAAAGATATGATTTTCCACTAATAAATGGAAGTGGAACAGATGGAGATTTCTTAGGAAGTAATCCCCTTACTATTAAAGAAGCAATTATGAATGCTAAAACAGATAAGGGAGCTTTAATTTTTGTTGATATTGGAAGTTCTGTGTTAAATACTCAAGTTGCAATAGACTTTTTAGCTGATGAGGGAGTGGATATAGAAAATATAAAAATAGCGGATGTTCCATTGGTTGAAGGACTTATTGCAGGAGTTGCAATAAATGATGAAAAAGCAGATATGGAAAGTATTTTAGATGAATTAAAAGAATTAAAAACTTTTTCTAAATTAACTTATTAA
- a CDS encoding toxin-antitoxin system YwqK family antitoxin: MGKKFKLLLLTLGALTLFSACSSVYTDDEMRVRGMMMVLSKSLGSSTSFEKRWKTTNKAAIVENFKNGVRDGELRRYYLNGNLLMKLYFEAGNVEGPWEDYYPNGKLLMSGQMKANKEVGNWKYYDENGNLLGEAPYNQIPKAIRDAKEKNIDQFWKDITAGK; encoded by the coding sequence ATGGGAAAAAAATTTAAACTATTATTATTAACATTAGGAGCATTAACTTTATTTTCAGCTTGTTCATCTGTTTACACTGATGATGAAATGAGAGTTAGAGGTATGATGATGGTTTTATCAAAAAGTTTGGGAAGTTCTACTTCTTTCGAAAAAAGATGGAAAACAACTAATAAGGCTGCGATTGTAGAAAATTTTAAAAATGGTGTGAGAGATGGAGAACTTAGAAGATATTATTTAAATGGAAACCTTCTGATGAAATTATATTTTGAAGCTGGAAATGTTGAAGGTCCTTGGGAAGACTACTATCCAAATGGAAAACTATTGATGAGTGGTCAAATGAAAGCAAATAAGGAAGTAGGAAATTGGAAGTACTATGATGAAAATGGAAACTTACTTGGGGAAGCTCCTTATAATCAAATTCCAAAAGCAATAAGAGATGCCAAAGAAAAAAATATAGATCAATTCTGGAAAGATATTACAGCTGGAAAATAA
- the dhaL gene encoding dihydroxyacetone kinase subunit DhaL encodes MFLEIIEKISDEIIKNEDYLTELDREIGDGDHGVNLARGFIEIKNQLANFKTLPVSDVFTKMGMILLTKVGGASGAIYGTAFMSSGTFLKGKTEFDNQAFLGTLNAMIEGIQKRGKAVLGEKTMLDTIIPTYNFLEKSFNEGKSLKDIKSEVIEVAKNSMEATKDIVATKGRASYLGERSVGHIDPGAMSSYLMIKIVCENL; translated from the coding sequence ATGTTTTTAGAAATTATTGAAAAGATATCTGATGAAATAATAAAAAATGAAGACTATCTTACAGAATTAGATAGAGAAATTGGGGATGGAGACCACGGAGTTAACTTAGCAAGAGGTTTTATAGAAATAAAAAATCAACTAGCTAATTTCAAAACTTTACCAGTGTCTGATGTATTTACAAAAATGGGTATGATTTTACTTACAAAAGTTGGTGGAGCTTCTGGTGCAATATATGGAACAGCTTTTATGAGTTCAGGAACATTTTTAAAAGGAAAGACAGAGTTTGATAATCAAGCTTTTTTAGGAACTTTAAATGCTATGATAGAAGGAATTCAAAAAAGAGGAAAGGCAGTTTTAGGAGAAAAAACAATGCTTGACACTATAATTCCTACTTATAATTTCTTAGAAAAATCTTTTAATGAAGGAAAATCTTTAAAAGATATTAAGAGTGAAGTTATAGAAGTTGCTAAAAATTCTATGGAAGCTACAAAAGATATTGTTGCTACTAAAGGTAGAGCTTCTTATTTAGGTGAAAGAAGTGTAGGACATATAGACCCTGGAGCTATGTCTTCATATCTAATGATAAAAATAGTTTGTGAAAATCTATAG
- a CDS encoding YoaK family protein, translated as MEKIKEEVPEKLRIAVLLSFISGYINAFTYNNAGELFAGAQTGNVIFMALHFAKGNFEKAVEFLIPIISFMIGQIFIYCFRNFFQRRGHKGYIPSSLLMLFIMVMLIVLLPFFDYHFIVITLAFFAAIQSDTFQRLRGFSYATIMMTGNVKNAPRLLIEGLVQKDRELLSRGFLLFLIIFSFMLGVGISTYFTQFVKKSALVPLIIPLSYINYVLFKEERNIIDVVKSKIRKIK; from the coding sequence ATGGAAAAAATCAAAGAAGAAGTTCCAGAGAAATTAAGAATAGCAGTTCTTTTATCATTTATTAGTGGGTATATTAATGCCTTTACTTATAATAATGCAGGAGAACTTTTTGCAGGAGCACAAACTGGAAATGTAATTTTTATGGCTTTACATTTCGCAAAAGGAAATTTTGAAAAAGCAGTTGAATTTCTGATACCTATTATTTCTTTTATGATAGGTCAAATTTTTATCTATTGTTTTAGAAATTTTTTTCAAAGAAGAGGACACAAAGGATACATACCTTCTTCTCTTTTAATGCTTTTTATTATGGTGATGTTAATTGTACTTTTACCTTTCTTTGACTATCATTTCATTGTTATTACACTAGCTTTTTTTGCAGCCATCCAATCAGACACCTTTCAAAGATTGAGAGGTTTTTCATATGCAACTATAATGATGACAGGAAATGTAAAAAATGCTCCTCGTTTATTGATAGAGGGGCTTGTTCAGAAAGATAGAGAATTATTATCAAGAGGTTTTTTACTATTTTTAATAATTTTTAGTTTTATGCTAGGAGTGGGAATATCTACATATTTTACTCAATTTGTTAAAAAGAGTGCATTAGTTCCTTTAATTATTCCACTTTCATATATTAACTATGTGTTATTTAAAGAAGAACGTAATATAATAGATGTCGTAAAATCTAAAATAAGAAAGATTAAATAA
- a CDS encoding riboflavin synthase subunit alpha, whose product MEILDKKSNRMSRANAGVSECNEFPDLQRILDFLSLRNLLSNELFFTFYEFATAPLFY is encoded by the coding sequence ATGGAAATTTTAGATAAAAAATCAAATAGAATGAGCCGAGCAAATGCAGGAGTGTCTGAGTGCAACGAGTTTCCTGATTTGCAGCGAATTCTTGATTTTTTATCGTTAAGAAATTTACTCAGTAACGAACTATTTTTTACTTTTTATGAATTTGCAACAGCCCCATTATTTTATTAA
- the pdxR gene encoding MocR-like pyridoxine biosynthesis transcription factor PdxR, whose protein sequence is MIILNLDNKSKIPLYIQIYTEIKNLIQTKILKANEKLPSKKDFIDYYNISQNTIQNALYLLLEEGYIFSIERKGYFVSDIENLIIQNIKVENKAKFKEKEKIHYDFSYSGVDKKSLARTIFKRITKDVYDEENEDLLFQGHIQGDLLLRKSICEYLSQSRGFKVDAEQVVISSGTEYLFYIIFKLFNNKIYGLENPCHKMFKELFLTNNISFKAISLDENGIIIEDLKKYDINIAYVTPSHQFPTGAIMSISRRTELLNWANENTERYIVEDDYDSEFKYTGRPIPALKANDINDKVIYLGSFSKSISPAIRVSYLVLPKALLNIYQRELPYFICPVPTLNQKILYRFIKEGHFVKHINKMRTLYKKKREFLVNTIKTYSSKILNKEIQIQGADAGLHMVIKLNQKINEKLFLNECLENSLKLYSLEEYNIEEIHREKSYFLLGYANLTNKEIEEGILLILKILKKYYI, encoded by the coding sequence ATGATTATTTTAAATTTAGATAATAAATCAAAAATTCCTCTATATATACAAATATATACTGAGATAAAAAATTTAATTCAAACTAAGATTTTAAAGGCAAATGAAAAATTACCTTCAAAGAAAGATTTTATTGACTATTATAATATCAGTCAAAATACTATTCAAAATGCTCTTTATCTTCTATTGGAGGAGGGCTATATTTTTTCTATTGAAAGAAAGGGATATTTTGTTTCTGATATAGAAAATCTAATTATACAGAATATTAAAGTTGAAAATAAGGCAAAATTTAAAGAAAAAGAGAAAATACACTATGATTTTTCATATTCAGGAGTGGATAAAAAAAGTTTAGCTAGAACCATCTTTAAGAGAATTACTAAAGATGTATATGATGAAGAGAATGAAGATTTATTATTTCAAGGGCATATACAAGGGGACTTATTATTAAGAAAAAGTATTTGTGAATATCTATCTCAATCGAGAGGCTTTAAGGTAGATGCTGAGCAAGTTGTTATTAGCTCAGGGACAGAGTATTTGTTCTATATAATTTTTAAATTATTTAATAATAAGATCTATGGTTTAGAAAACCCTTGTCATAAGATGTTCAAAGAATTATTTTTAACGAATAATATAAGTTTTAAAGCTATTTCACTTGATGAAAATGGAATTATAATTGAAGATTTAAAGAAATATGATATCAATATAGCCTATGTTACTCCTTCACATCAATTTCCAACTGGAGCAATTATGAGTATCAGTAGAAGAACAGAACTTTTAAATTGGGCAAATGAAAATACTGAACGTTATATAGTGGAAGATGACTATGACAGTGAATTTAAGTACACAGGTAGACCTATCCCAGCCTTGAAGGCAAATGATATCAATGATAAGGTAATTTACTTAGGTAGCTTCTCAAAATCAATTAGTCCAGCGATTCGTGTAAGTTACTTGGTTTTACCTAAGGCACTTTTAAATATCTATCAAAGGGAACTACCGTATTTTATCTGTCCCGTACCAACTTTAAATCAAAAAATTCTCTATAGATTTATAAAAGAGGGTCACTTTGTTAAACATATAAATAAGATGAGAACTCTTTATAAAAAGAAAAGAGAATTTCTTGTGAATACCATTAAAACTTACTCTTCTAAGATATTGAATAAAGAGATTCAAATACAAGGAGCAGATGCAGGTTTACATATGGTAATAAAATTAAATCAAAAAATTAATGAAAAGTTATTTTTAAATGAGTGTTTGGAAAATTCTTTAAAATTATATAGTTTGGAAGAATACAATATAGAAGAAATACATAGAGAAAAGTCATATTTCCTTTTAGGTTATGCCAATTTAACAAATAAGGAGATAGAAGAAGGAATACTACTGATATTAAAAATTTTAAAGAAATATTATATATAA
- a CDS encoding L-cysteine desulfidase family protein: METKIEKVLKILEEEIVAAEGCTEPIALSYAAAKAKRILGTVPNKVDVFLSGNIIKNVKSVTIPNSDGMVGIEAAIAMGLIAGDDRKELMVISDVTSEQLTEVKEFLDKGIIKTHVHPGDIKLYIRLEISNDEDNVVLEIKHTHTNVTQILKNGKVLLSQVCNDGDFNSSLTDRKVLSVKFIYDLAKIIDIDLIRPIFQKVVNYNSAIAEEGLKGKYGVNIGKMILENIEKGIYGNDVRNKAASYASAGSDARMSGCALPVMTTSGSGNQGMTASLPIIKFAAEKNLSGEELIRGLFVSHLITIHVKTNVGRLSAYCGAICAAAGVAASLTYLHGGSYEMVCAAITNILGNLSGVICDGAKASCAMKISSGIYSAFDATMLALNKDVLKSGDGIVGVDIEETIRNVGELAQSGMKGTDETILDIMTK, from the coding sequence ATGGAAACTAAAATAGAAAAAGTTCTTAAAATTTTAGAAGAAGAAATAGTTGCAGCAGAAGGCTGTACAGAGCCAATAGCCTTATCTTATGCAGCTGCAAAAGCAAAAAGAATTTTAGGTACTGTTCCCAATAAAGTTGATGTCTTCCTATCTGGGAATATAATAAAGAATGTAAAAAGTGTTACTATTCCTAACAGTGATGGTATGGTAGGTATAGAAGCTGCCATTGCAATGGGATTAATAGCTGGAGATGACAGAAAAGAACTTATGGTTATAAGTGATGTTACATCTGAGCAATTGACAGAAGTAAAGGAATTTTTAGATAAGGGGATTATAAAAACTCATGTTCATCCAGGAGATATAAAATTATATATAAGACTAGAAATTTCAAATGATGAAGATAATGTGGTTTTAGAAATAAAACATACTCATACTAATGTAACTCAAATTTTAAAAAATGGTAAAGTTTTACTAAGTCAAGTTTGTAATGATGGAGACTTTAACTCATCTCTTACAGACAGAAAAGTTTTAAGTGTTAAATTTATTTACGACTTAGCTAAAATAATAGATATTGACTTGATAAGACCAATTTTCCAAAAAGTAGTTAACTATAACTCAGCCATAGCTGAAGAAGGACTAAAAGGAAAATATGGAGTAAATATTGGGAAAATGATACTTGAGAATATAGAAAAAGGTATCTATGGTAACGATGTAAGAAACAAGGCTGCTAGTTATGCTAGTGCTGGTAGTGACGCTAGAATGAGTGGTTGTGCTTTACCTGTTATGACAACAAGTGGAAGTGGAAACCAAGGTATGACAGCTTCTTTACCAATAATAAAGTTTGCTGCTGAAAAAAATCTATCAGGAGAAGAATTAATAAGAGGACTATTTGTATCACACCTTATAACTATACATGTTAAAACAAATGTAGGTAGACTTTCTGCTTATTGTGGAGCTATTTGTGCTGCTGCTGGAGTTGCTGCATCTCTTACATACTTACATGGTGGAAGTTATGAAATGGTTTGTGCTGCAATAACTAATATCTTAGGTAACCTTTCAGGAGTTATCTGTGATGGAGCTAAGGCTTCGTGTGCTATGAAAATATCTTCAGGAATCTATTCAGCTTTTGATGCGACTATGCTTGCATTGAATAAAGATGTATTAAAATCTGGTGATGGAATAGTTGGAGTAGATATAGAGGAAACTATAAGAAATGTAGGAGAACTTGCTCAATCAGGAATGAAGGGTACAGATGAAACTATATTAGATATAATGACTAAATAA
- a CDS encoding 1-deoxy-D-xylulose-5-phosphate synthase: MYLEKINSPEDVKKLNIEEMKVLAQEIRDAVIKRDAIHGGHFGPNLGMVEATIALHYVFDSPKDKFVFDVSHQTYPHKMLTGRREAFTDEAHYDDVTGYSNQHESEHDHFILGHTSTSISLALGLAKARDVKGEKGNVIAIIGDGSLSGGEALEGLDLAGELKTNFIVIANDNDMSIAENHGGLYKNLKLLRETEGKAECNLFKAMGLEYIFVKDGNNLEELIEAFKKVKDIDHPITVHIHTQKGKGYKLAEENKEPWHYVMPFNIEDGKPLNNDDIEDYTDVTKEYLMKKMKEDKTVVTITAGTPGNFSFSRKEREELGEQFVDVGIAEQTAVALASGMASKGAKPVFTVVSSFIQRAYDQLSQDLCINNNPATIVVSYGGAIGMTDVTHLGWFDIAMMGNIPNLVYLAPTTKEEHLAMLEWSIEQQEHPVAIRLPGGKMVSTGEKVTKDFSKLNTYEVKKKGEKVAILGLGTFYQLGEKAAKLYEEKTGVKVTVINPMYITGVDEKLLEELKKDHSIVVTLEDGILNGGFGEKIARFYGNSDVKVLNYGLKKEFLDRYNIGKVLTENRLKADLIVEDLLKF, from the coding sequence ATGTATTTAGAAAAAATCAATTCACCAGAGGATGTAAAAAAATTAAATATCGAGGAAATGAAAGTCTTAGCACAAGAGATAAGAGATGCGGTAATAAAAAGAGATGCTATTCATGGAGGGCACTTTGGACCAAATCTAGGTATGGTTGAAGCAACAATAGCCTTACACTATGTTTTTGATTCACCAAAGGATAAGTTTGTATTTGATGTATCTCACCAAACATATCCACATAAAATGCTAACTGGAAGAAGAGAAGCTTTCACAGATGAAGCACACTATGACGATGTAACTGGATATAGTAATCAACATGAAAGTGAACATGATCACTTTATCTTAGGACATACTTCAACTTCAATAAGTTTAGCTTTAGGACTTGCAAAAGCTAGAGATGTTAAAGGAGAAAAAGGAAATGTTATAGCTATCATTGGAGATGGTTCTCTAAGTGGTGGAGAAGCACTTGAAGGTTTAGATCTTGCTGGAGAATTAAAAACTAATTTCATTGTTATAGCCAATGATAATGATATGTCTATAGCAGAAAATCATGGAGGACTTTACAAAAATTTAAAATTATTAAGAGAAACAGAAGGTAAGGCAGAATGTAATCTATTCAAAGCTATGGGCTTAGAATATATCTTTGTTAAAGATGGAAATAATCTTGAAGAATTAATAGAAGCATTTAAAAAAGTAAAGGATATAGACCACCCAATAACAGTTCATATCCATACTCAAAAAGGTAAAGGATACAAGCTTGCTGAAGAAAACAAGGAACCTTGGCACTATGTAATGCCATTTAATATAGAAGATGGAAAACCTTTAAATAATGATGATATTGAAGATTATACAGATGTTACAAAAGAATATTTAATGAAGAAAATGAAAGAAGATAAAACTGTTGTCACAATAACAGCAGGAACACCAGGAAACTTTAGTTTTTCTAGAAAAGAAAGAGAAGAACTTGGAGAGCAATTTGTAGATGTGGGAATAGCAGAACAAACAGCTGTTGCCTTAGCTTCAGGTATGGCTTCTAAAGGAGCTAAACCTGTGTTTACAGTAGTGAGTTCATTTATCCAAAGAGCTTATGATCAATTGTCACAAGACTTATGTATAAATAATAATCCAGCAACAATAGTTGTTTCTTATGGTGGGGCTATAGGAATGACAGATGTTACTCATCTTGGTTGGTTTGATATTGCTATGATGGGAAATATTCCTAATTTAGTTTATCTTGCACCTACAACAAAAGAAGAACATCTTGCTATGCTTGAATGGAGTATAGAACAACAAGAACATCCTGTTGCAATTCGTTTACCAGGTGGAAAGATGGTTTCAACTGGTGAAAAAGTAACAAAAGATTTCTCTAAATTAAATACTTATGAAGTAAAAAAAAAGGGAGAAAAGGTTGCAATTTTAGGTTTAGGAACTTTCTATCAATTAGGAGAAAAAGCTGCAAAACTTTATGAGGAAAAAACAGGAGTGAAAGTAACAGTTATAAATCCTATGTATATCACAGGTGTAGATGAAAAATTACTAGAAGAATTGAAAAAAGATCATAGTATAGTTGTAACTCTTGAAGATGGAATTTTAAATGGTGGTTTTGGAGAAAAAATAGCTAGATTCTATGGAAATTCTGATGTGAAAGTTTTAAATTATGGACTTAAAAAAGAATTTTTAGACAGATACAATATAGGAAAAGTACTTACAGAAAATAGATTGAAAGCTGACTTAATTGTTGAAGATTTATTGAAATTCTAA
- a CDS encoding cupin domain-containing protein: MLGKVITEHGQVVNNQDIMVVHLHLKEGETIPAHNHPGRQIFFTVVEGEVEVYLDEKETYPLVPKKVLEFDGEARISVKALKESDIFVYLVVKR, from the coding sequence ATGTTAGGAAAAGTAATAACAGAACATGGACAAGTAGTTAATAATCAAGATATAATGGTAGTTCACCTACATTTAAAAGAAGGTGAAACAATACCTGCTCACAATCATCCTGGAAGACAAATATTCTTTACAGTGGTTGAAGGAGAAGTAGAAGTATATTTAGATGAAAAAGAAACTTATCCATTAGTACCTAAGAAAGTTTTAGAATTTGATGGAGAAGCAAGAATATCTGTAAAAGCATTAAAAGAAAGTGATATTTTTGTATATCTAGTTGTAAAAAGATAA